AAAATAGAACGGGGCCCGAAAGGGCCCCGTAAAACGCTTTAACGCTTCGCCGATCTTACTTAATCTTGGCTTCCTTGAATTCGACGTGCTTGCGCGCGACCGGATCGTACTTCTTCTTGACCAGCTTGTCGGTCATGGTGCGCGAATTCTTCTTGGCGACGTAGTAGAAGCCGGTGTCAGCCGAGGACACGAGCTTGACCTTGATGGTGACCGCTTTGGCCATGTTCTGAACCTCAGAATATTGGGGAATCTGGAGCCGGCCAAACGGCCCGCGTTGGCCGGCAACCTAGCCAGAAACCGCCTGATGTCAAGGTTTTAGCGGCCCAAAACCACTCAAATCGGCCCGATCAGGCCTCGAAGAACCGGTTTTTCGGCCGGGGGAGGCCCAGATTCTCCCTCAAAGTAGCGCCTTCGTACTCTTTCCGGAAAATCCCGCGCCGCTGCAGCTCCGGGACGACCTTGTCGACGAAATCGTCGAGGCCTGCCGGCAGGAATGGGAACATGATGTTGAAGCCGTCGGAGCCGCGCCCGACCAGCCATTCCTCCATCTGGTCGGCGATGGTTTTCGCGGTGCCGACGAAGGACAGGCCGCCATAGCCGCCGACGCGCTGGGCGAGCTGGCGCACGGTGAGCTTGTCGCGCTTGGCGAGGTCGACCATGCGCTGGCGGCCGCTCTTGCTGGCGTTGGTCTCCGGGATATCAGGCAATTGCTCATCCGGATCGAAGCCGGAGGCATCGGTGCCGAGGATGACCGAGAGCGAGGCGATGGCGCTGTCGTAATGCACGCGGCTGTCGAGCAGAGCGCGCTTCTCCTTGGCCTCATCGACGCTGTCGCCGACCACGACGAAGGCGCCGGGCAGGATTTTCAGGTGCTCGGGATCGCGGCCGATCTTTTCCATGCGGCCCTTGATGTCGGCATAGAGCTTTTGCCCGTCGGCGAGGCTGCCGCCGCCGGTGAACACGGCTTCCGCGGTTTCGGCCGCGAGCTGCTTGCCGTCTTCCGATGCGCCGGCCTGCACGATCACCGGCCAGCCCTGCACGGGGCGGGCGATGTTGAGGGGGCCGCGCACCTTCAGATATTTGCCGTTGTGGTCGAGCACATGCATTTTCGAGGGATCGAAGAAAAGGCCGCTGTCGACGTCGCGCACGAAGGCGTCATCGGCGAAGGAGTCCCACAAGCCCGTGACGACGTCGTAGAATTCGCGGGCGCGCTTGTAGCGCTCGGCATGCTCCATGTGATCGTCGAGGCCGAAATTCAGCGCGGCATCCGGGTTCGAGGTGGTGACGATGTTCCAGCCCGCCCGCCCGCCGCTGAGATGGTCGAGCGAGGCGAAGCGGCGCGCCACATGATAGGGCTCGTCGAAGGTGGTCGATCCCGTGGCGATCAGGCCGATGCGCTCGGTGACGGCCGAGAGCGCCGACAGCAGCGTGAACGGCTCGAACGAGGTCACGGTGTGGCTGCGCTTGAGCGCGTTGACCGGCATGTTCAGCACGGCCAGATGATCGGCCATGAAGAAGGCGTCGAACTTGCCGGCCTCGAGCTTCCTGATCAGCTGCTTGATGTGGCCAAAGTTGAAATTGGCGTCGGGCCAGGCCCCGGGATAGCGCCAGGCGCCGGTGTGGATGCTGACCGGGCGCATGAACGCGCCAAGCTTGAGTTGCCGTTGTGCCATCGCGCCCAAAATCCCGTTCTGGTGTCGTTGGGGGAAGACATAGGCACGCCGGGGAACTCCGCCATTGGGGCAGACGGGAAGATTCTTTTGTTTTTCGGTGCCCGCTCAGCACAATCTCGTCATTCCGGGGCGCGCGTCGCGCGAGCCCGGAATGTCGCCTTAGCTCAAAATATCCTTCTGCATCTTGCCGCCGTAGAAATGGAAGAACGGCACTGGCGCGTCGTGGCGCAGCGGGCCGGTGGCAAGGCGGGTGTGGAGCTCGTTGAGCACATTCCGTGTCATGGGATGCAGATCGGCGAGCGGTTTTGAACCGAGCTCGACCCAGACCAGCTCGACCAGCTCCGCATCCGCATGGATCACGCCCTCGACATGGTGGGTGATCGCGGACGCATCCGCCGTGAAGAAGCGCGTATCGAAGCGCTTGACGCGGCCGGGCGGCGTGATCGCGCGGGCGATGAGGTACAGGCTGGAGGGATCGGGCAGGAGGCCTGCGTCCGCGAATGGCTTCCAGGGGCCTTCGAGCCTGGCCTTGCCCTCGCTCTTGCGCCCGAGGCAAAGACCGGTCTCCTCGCAGGCCTCGCGGATCGCGGCAATCGCCAGCGATTTTGCGCGCGAGGTCGGCGTCTTCGGGCTGCCCTTGGCGAGATTAGCTTCTAGCTCAGTCGTGATGGGGGCCGCGACCGGCACGCGATAATCGTCCTTGTCGACGCGGCCGCCGGGGAAGACGAACTTGCCGGGCATGAACACCACCTTGTCGTGGCGCTTGCCGACCAGGACCTTTGGAACGGCGCCGCTGCGATCGACCAGGATCAGTGTGGCTGCATCCCGGGGACGGAAGTAGGGATGGTGATCGGCTTCCTTCTCCTCGTGCACCTTGGCTTTCTCAGCCGTCTGCGCCGTATCCGTCATATCCTCACCCAAGCTGTTCTTGCTTATTTTGCTTATACAGGCGGAATACCATCCGGCGGGTTCTCGTCAAACCCGTGCATGCGCAGAGCCCATTGCAGGCCGACCACAGCTCCCTTGACCGGCTGCAACAGCCCGAGCGAGGCGAAGAAGGTGAAGGGCAGGTAGGTGGCAAAGCTGAACCAGACTGGCGTGGTGTAGTTGGTTTCGATCCAGAGGATCGTGGGCACCACGATGTGGCCGACGATGACGATCACGAGATAGGCAGGCAGATCGTCGGCGCGATGCGGCGTGAAATCGAGGCCGCATTTTGCGCAATTGTCCGCCGTCTTCAGGAAGGCGCGGAACAGTTTTCCCTGGCCGCAGCGCGGGCAGCGGCCGCGAAAGCCGCGCTTCATTGCCGCCCAGACATCGCGCTTCTCGACGAGGCCGGTCTCGCGTGTCCAGATTTTTGGGGCTGTGCTCATGGTCACCATGCCTTGCCCTTCTTGCCTTTGTTCTTTCCCTTGCCCTTCTTCGGTTTGCCGGATTTCGGCTTCGGCGGCTTGCTTTTTCTCTCCGGACTACGTCCCGGATGAGCCTTGAGCGACGGGCGGCGTTGCGGACCAGCTTGTCTGCGGTCGCGCGGCGCGGTCTCGCTGGATGACGACAGCAGCTCAAAACGAAGAGCGCCTGCGATGGGGGCTGCTTCGATCAGGCGAACGTCAACGACGTCACCGAGCTGGTACATGGTGCGGCTGCGCGTGCCGACCAGCGCGTGGCGGCCCTCGTCATAGTTGAAATATTCCGCGCCGAGGGACCGGATCGGGATCAATCCGTCGGCGCCAGTTTCAGCGAGTTTGACGAAGAGCCCGGCGCGCGTAACGCCGGAGACGCGACCCTGGAAACTCGCGCCGATGCGGTCGGCGAGGTGATGCGCGATCAGGCGGTCGACGGTCTCGCGCTCCGCCTTCATCGCGCGCCGCTCCGTCAGCGAAATATGCGCGGCGACCTCGCCGAGGCTCTCCGGCGTCTCGCTGTCGGGCAGGGCACCCTCGCCGAGCCCGAGCGCGCGGACCAGCGCGCGATGCACGACGAGGTCGGCATAGCGGCGGATCGGCGAAGTGAAATGCGCGTAGCGGCGCAAATTCAGCCCGAAATGACCGTAATTCTCGGACGAATATTCGGCCTGCGCCTGGGCGCGCAGCACCACCTCGCTGACCAGCGGGAAATGGTCGTGGCCTTCGAGCTGCGCCAGCACGCGGTTGAACAGAGCGGGGCGCAGCGCGCCGCCTTTCGCGAAGGGGACGTCGAGCGTCTCCAGGAATTCCGCGAGCGCGTGGACTTTTTCCAGCGTCGGCTCGTCGTGCACGCGGTAGATCAGCGGGAGCGACTTCTTCTCCAGCATCTCGGCTGCCGCGACGTTGGCGAGGATCATGAACTCCTCGATCAGCTTGTGCGCGTCGAGACGCTCAGGCACGACGACACGATCAACCGTGCCGTCGCTCTTCAGGAGGATCTTGCGCTCGGGCAGATCGAGATTGAGCGGATCGCGCTCGTCGCGCGCGCGCTTGACGCAGGCATAAGCGGCATAGAGCGGCTTCAGGATCGGATCGAGCAGGGGGCCGGTGGTGTCGTCCGGCCGCCCGTCGATCGCGGCCTGCGCCTGCGCGTAGTTCAGCTTCGCCGCCGAGCGCATCAGGATGCGATGGAATGAGTGCGAACGCTTGCGTCCGTCCGGGGCAATGATCATTCGCACCGCGAGCGCGCCGCGCGGCTCGCCCGGCACCAGCGAGCAGAGATTGTTGGAGATCCGCTCGGGCAGCATCGGCACGACGCGGTCGGGGAAATAGACCGAGTTGCCGCGGTCGAGCGCGTCACGGTCGAGCGCGGTGCCCGGACGGACGTAGAAGCTCACGTCGGCGATGGCGACGTCGACGATGAAGCCGCCCTTGTTGTTCGGATCGGGATCGGCTTGCGCATGCACCGCATCGTCGTGATCCTTGGCGTCCGGTGGATCGATGGTGACGAGCGGGACGTCGCGCCAGTCCTCTCGCCCTTTCAGGTTGGCGGGCTCCGCCGCTTCTGCTTCGCGCTCGGCGGGGGAAGAGAATTGCAGCGGGATGTCGTGGGCGTAGATCGCGATCAGGCTGATCGCCTTCTCCGACTTGACCGAACCGAGCTTCTCTTTCACCCGGCCTGACGCCAGACCAAAGCTGCGCGTGCGGACGATGTCGACGCTGACGAGGTCGCCGTCCTGCGCGCCGTTCGTGTCAGCCGCGGCGATGTTAAGCTCGCGGTCGGCGGACTTCTTGTCGACGGGAACGAGCCGTCCACCGCCTTCCGGCAGGCTGCGGAACACGCCGAGGATGCGGCTCTTGGCCCTGTCGAAGACCTTGATGATGTGGCCGCGATAGGCCGGGCCTTCGATCTCGTTGCTCGGCTCGACGCGCAGCAGCACGCGATCGCGGACGCCGGCAACAGTACCCGGCTTCGGCCGGCGCGGCATCTGGATGCGGATTTTCGGGGGCTCGCCGCCTTCGACCTCGTCCCATTCGGTTGGAGAAGCGATCAATTCGCCATCGGAGTCGCGGCCGGTGATGTCGGCGACCAGCGTCGGCGGCAGGCTGTCCGGCTCTGAGACCGTATGGCGCTTTTTCTTGATGGTGCCGTCGTCGGCGAGCTCGCGCAGCAGGCGCTTGAGCTCGATGCGATCGGCGTTCTTCAGGCCGAACTCGCGCGCGATGTCGCGGGTCCCGACCTTTCCTGGATGTGCCTTGATGAAGGCGACGATGGCGCTCCTGTCGGGAAAGCCATGGTCATTCTTGCGTTTCACTTAACCTCTTAAGTCGTGCCGGCACTTTTCTTGGCCGGAGCTTTGGCGGCGGACGCCTTGGTCGGCGACGTCTTGGCGGTCGACGACACGGCTGCGCGCGCCTTGCTGGTGGATTCGGATTTGGGCTTGGCCGCCTTCTTCGCGGCCGGTTTTTTCGTCTTTGGCACGGCCTCGTCGCCGGCCTTCACGGCAGCTTTCTTGGCCTTGGCCGGCTTCGCCGCCTTCTTCGGCTTCTTGCCACCGCCCTTGGCAGCGCGCTCGTCGATCAGCGCGATCGCCTGCGGCAGCGTGATGGCGTCTTTCTCGATGTCGCTCGGGATCGTCGCGTTGACGCCGCCAGCCGTGACATAGGCGCCGTAGCGGCCGCCCTTCACGGTGACGGTGCCGAGCGTCGGATGATCGCCGATCGCCTTGCCGGGGTCGGCGCCGAAGCGCCGGCTCGGGCCCTTCGCAACCTTCTCGGCAATCAGCGTCACCGCGCGATTGAGGCCGATGTCGAAGACCTCGTCGCCGGCCTCCAGGCTGGCATAGGTCTTCTCGTGCTTCACGAACGGCCCGAAGCGGCCGAGGCCCGCGGTGATCGGCTCACCGGTCTCCGGATGCTTGCCGATCTCGCGCGGCAGCGACAACAGTTTCAGCGCAAGCTCGAGCTCGACATCGCTCGGAGAGGTGCCCTTGGGAATCCCTGCGCGCTTCGGCTTCTCGCCTTCCTCATAATCCTTCTGCTCGCCGAGCTGGATATAGGGCCCGAAGCGGCCGGCCTTGACCCAGACATCGCGACCCGTATCAGGGTCCTGGCCGAGCGAACGGTCGGCGGTGGTCTCGCTGTCGGCGGCGAGCTGACGGGTGTAGCGGCACTCCGGATAGTTCGAGCAGCCGACGAAGGCGCCGAACTTGCCGGCCTTCAGATTGAGCCGGCCATTGCCGCAGCTCGGACACTGCCTGATGTCGCCGCCATCGGCGCGGGGCGGATAAATGTGCTGCCCCAGCATCTCGTCGAGCACGTCGAGCACCTGGGCGACACGCAGATCCTTGATCTCATCGACGGCGCCGATGAAGCCGGTCCAGAAATCCTTCAGCACCTGCTGCCAGGAGATCTCGTTGTTGGAGATGCGGTCAAGCTGCTCTTCGAGATTGGCGGTGAAGTCGTACTCGACGTAGCGGTTGAAGAAGCTCTCCAGGAACGCGACCACGACGCGGCCCTTGTCCTCGCCGTGCAGGCGCTTCTTCTCCAGCTTGACGTAGCCGCGGTCCTTCAACACCTGGAGGATCGAGGCATAGGTCGAGGGCCGGCC
This portion of the Bradyrhizobium diazoefficiens genome encodes:
- the rpmG gene encoding 50S ribosomal protein L33; the protein is MAKAVTIKVKLVSSADTGFYYVAKKNSRTMTDKLVKKKYDPVARKHVEFKEAKIK
- a CDS encoding LLM class flavin-dependent oxidoreductase; this translates as MAQRQLKLGAFMRPVSIHTGAWRYPGAWPDANFNFGHIKQLIRKLEAGKFDAFFMADHLAVLNMPVNALKRSHTVTSFEPFTLLSALSAVTERIGLIATGSTTFDEPYHVARRFASLDHLSGGRAGWNIVTTSNPDAALNFGLDDHMEHAERYKRAREFYDVVTGLWDSFADDAFVRDVDSGLFFDPSKMHVLDHNGKYLKVRGPLNIARPVQGWPVIVQAGASEDGKQLAAETAEAVFTGGGSLADGQKLYADIKGRMEKIGRDPEHLKILPGAFVVVGDSVDEAKEKRALLDSRVHYDSAIASLSVILGTDASGFDPDEQLPDIPETNASKSGRQRMVDLAKRDKLTVRQLAQRVGGYGGLSFVGTAKTIADQMEEWLVGRGSDGFNIMFPFLPAGLDDFVDKVVPELQRRGIFRKEYEGATLRENLGLPRPKNRFFEA
- a CDS encoding NUDIX hydrolase, with the translated sequence MTDTAQTAEKAKVHEEKEADHHPYFRPRDAATLILVDRSGAVPKVLVGKRHDKVVFMPGKFVFPGGRVDKDDYRVPVAAPITTELEANLAKGSPKTPTSRAKSLAIAAIREACEETGLCLGRKSEGKARLEGPWKPFADAGLLPDPSSLYLIARAITPPGRVKRFDTRFFTADASAITHHVEGVIHADAELVELVWVELGSKPLADLHPMTRNVLNELHTRLATGPLRHDAPVPFFHFYGGKMQKDILS
- a CDS encoding DUF983 domain-containing protein, which produces MVTMSTAPKIWTRETGLVEKRDVWAAMKRGFRGRCPRCGQGKLFRAFLKTADNCAKCGLDFTPHRADDLPAYLVIVIVGHIVVPTILWIETNYTTPVWFSFATYLPFTFFASLGLLQPVKGAVVGLQWALRMHGFDENPPDGIPPV
- the rnr gene encoding ribonuclease R, which gives rise to MKRKNDHGFPDRSAIVAFIKAHPGKVGTRDIAREFGLKNADRIELKRLLRELADDGTIKKKRHTVSEPDSLPPTLVADITGRDSDGELIASPTEWDEVEGGEPPKIRIQMPRRPKPGTVAGVRDRVLLRVEPSNEIEGPAYRGHIIKVFDRAKSRILGVFRSLPEGGGRLVPVDKKSADRELNIAAADTNGAQDGDLVSVDIVRTRSFGLASGRVKEKLGSVKSEKAISLIAIYAHDIPLQFSSPAEREAEAAEPANLKGREDWRDVPLVTIDPPDAKDHDDAVHAQADPDPNNKGGFIVDVAIADVSFYVRPGTALDRDALDRGNSVYFPDRVVPMLPERISNNLCSLVPGEPRGALAVRMIIAPDGRKRSHSFHRILMRSAAKLNYAQAQAAIDGRPDDTTGPLLDPILKPLYAAYACVKRARDERDPLNLDLPERKILLKSDGTVDRVVVPERLDAHKLIEEFMILANVAAAEMLEKKSLPLIYRVHDEPTLEKVHALAEFLETLDVPFAKGGALRPALFNRVLAQLEGHDHFPLVSEVVLRAQAQAEYSSENYGHFGLNLRRYAHFTSPIRRYADLVVHRALVRALGLGEGALPDSETPESLGEVAAHISLTERRAMKAERETVDRLIAHHLADRIGASFQGRVSGVTRAGLFVKLAETGADGLIPIRSLGAEYFNYDEGRHALVGTRSRTMYQLGDVVDVRLIEAAPIAGALRFELLSSSSETAPRDRRQAGPQRRPSLKAHPGRSPERKSKPPKPKSGKPKKGKGKNKGKKGKAW